One region of Desulfitobacterium chlororespirans DSM 11544 genomic DNA includes:
- a CDS encoding methyl-accepting chemotaxis protein, which yields MKSIRARLILAFLFTSMLMSIIVGGYNIYRQIDILKNNVQTYRETLFAEYDRGIKTDVEIAISVIDKVCKEQQAGLLSEEEAKTKAADLVRELRFDGENYFWVDTTEGINVVLLGRDTEGKSRLDAVDPNGYAYVRDGFIKNALNGGGYSDYEFAKPNETEPTPKRGYTQLFAPYGWVIGTGNWVDDIEVKVVEQEMIYREQMLQDIIRISVAMILGLIIVSAVGFKISQNITRQVKQVAQGANEVAQGNLRIEKIQVDSSDELGQLAQDFNHMTENLTQLVKQVSLASEHIASSSQQLSAGAEQSAQAANEVASAITEVAQGTEKQMTAVNDVAAVVEEMAAGMGQVLNNTEYVVRSAEETAKATDKGQQSIHTTVKQMESIQKAVNHSASLVEHLGVRSQEIGQIVEAIAGIADQTNLLALNAAIEAARAGEQGRGFAVVAEEVRKLAEQSQIAAKQIADLIGEIQEDTHKAVDSMKNGTQEVEIGSKVVHDAGSAFEEIAGLIQEVTEQVRGISHEIEEISQGNERIVASIHQVNQISKSIAEQTLNVSASTEEQSASVEEIASSSQLLAKMTEDMEQALQKFKI from the coding sequence TTGAAAAGTATCAGAGCGCGTCTAATTTTGGCATTTCTTTTTACATCCATGCTGATGAGCATTATTGTGGGAGGGTATAATATCTACCGGCAAATAGACATTTTGAAAAACAATGTCCAGACCTACCGGGAAACCCTCTTTGCCGAATATGATCGGGGAATTAAGACGGATGTAGAGATTGCCATCAGCGTCATTGACAAGGTATGTAAAGAGCAGCAGGCAGGTCTGCTCTCAGAGGAGGAGGCTAAGACCAAGGCTGCCGACCTGGTTCGGGAGCTTCGCTTTGACGGGGAGAACTATTTCTGGGTTGATACCACTGAAGGAATTAATGTGGTTCTCCTGGGGCGGGATACCGAAGGGAAAAGCCGGCTTGATGCAGTGGACCCTAATGGCTATGCCTATGTACGGGATGGCTTTATAAAAAATGCGCTTAATGGCGGAGGCTACTCAGACTATGAATTTGCTAAACCCAATGAAACGGAGCCCACCCCCAAGAGAGGATATACCCAGCTCTTTGCCCCCTATGGCTGGGTTATAGGAACCGGGAACTGGGTGGACGATATTGAGGTAAAGGTCGTTGAACAAGAGATGATCTATAGAGAGCAGATGTTGCAGGATATTATCCGTATATCTGTCGCCATGATTCTTGGTTTAATCATAGTAAGTGCCGTCGGCTTTAAGATCAGCCAGAATATTACCAGGCAGGTCAAACAGGTTGCCCAGGGTGCCAATGAAGTGGCCCAAGGCAATCTGAGGATTGAGAAAATCCAAGTGGATTCCAGTGATGAGCTGGGTCAGCTGGCTCAGGATTTTAACCACATGACAGAGAATCTTACCCAACTGGTCAAACAGGTTTCCCTGGCTTCGGAACATATCGCCTCCTCTTCCCAACAATTGTCCGCAGGAGCCGAACAATCAGCCCAGGCGGCCAATGAAGTAGCCTCTGCGATCACCGAGGTGGCTCAGGGGACGGAAAAGCAGATGACCGCAGTGAATGACGTGGCGGCTGTGGTGGAAGAAATGGCGGCAGGAATGGGTCAAGTGCTGAACAATACGGAATATGTGGTTCGTTCAGCTGAAGAAACAGCCAAAGCCACTGACAAAGGCCAACAATCCATCCATACCACCGTCAAGCAAATGGAGAGTATCCAAAAGGCGGTCAACCATAGTGCTTCCTTAGTGGAGCACCTGGGAGTCCGTTCCCAGGAGATCGGACAGATCGTTGAAGCCATTGCTGGGATCGCCGATCAAACCAATCTTTTGGCTCTCAATGCCGCCATCGAAGCAGCCCGGGCCGGCGAACAAGGAAGAGGATTTGCAGTGGTGGCCGAAGAGGTCCGCAAACTGGCTGAACAATCTCAGATTGCCGCCAAACAAATCGCCGATCTTATTGGGGAAATTCAGGAGGATACTCATAAGGCCGTAGACTCGATGAAGAACGGGACACAAGAGGTTGAGATAGGGTCCAAGGTAGTCCATGATGCAGGCAGCGCTTTCGAAGAGATTGCCGGACTTATTCAAGAGGTCACCGAGCAGGTTCGGGGAATCTCTCATGAGATTGAAGAAATTTCTCAGGGCAATGAACGGATTGTTGCCTCCATCCATCAAGTCAACCAGATCAGCAAATCCATTGCCGAACAGACCCTCAATGTGTCGGCTTCAACGGAGGAGCAATCCGCCTCTGTGGAAGAGATCGCTTCTTCCAGCCAATTGCTGGCCAAAATGACCGAAGATATGGAGCAGGCACTTCAGAAATTCAAGATATAA
- a CDS encoding heparan-alpha-glucosaminide N-acetyltransferase — protein MKHLSPNRFSIIDSLRTLALALMITYHLVYDLDQWTNLAVDVDALFWFILGKTAALLFIFLSGLSSGFSKHPLKNGLRVIFFGMIITLVTYVAFPEQYVRFGILHFLGVMMVLYPLIQKLPNGVLILGSVLIIASGLIIKDQAVNTPLLLPLGFMYPGFATMDFYPLFPYSGVTLLGVLCYRYVFANRKESKTSVSSAKRDEQKQKAAYPIVTWVSRHSLWIYLIHQPILLGLIFALKAVAVIS, from the coding sequence ATGAAGCACTTGTCACCTAACCGCTTTTCCATCATTGACAGTTTGCGTACCCTGGCTCTTGCTTTAATGATTACCTATCATCTCGTCTATGATTTAGATCAATGGACCAATTTAGCTGTTGATGTGGATGCCCTTTTCTGGTTTATCCTCGGCAAAACGGCTGCTCTGCTTTTTATCTTTCTTTCCGGCCTAAGCAGCGGTTTCAGCAAACATCCCCTTAAAAACGGATTGCGGGTCATATTTTTTGGCATGATTATTACCCTGGTGACTTATGTGGCCTTTCCTGAGCAATATGTCCGCTTTGGGATTCTTCACTTTTTAGGGGTTATGATGGTTCTCTATCCCCTGATTCAAAAACTTCCCAATGGTGTGCTCATTCTAGGCTCAGTTTTGATCATCGCCAGCGGCTTGATTATCAAAGACCAAGCGGTGAACACTCCCCTGCTTCTCCCTCTGGGGTTTATGTATCCCGGCTTTGCCACCATGGACTTTTACCCTCTGTTTCCTTATAGTGGCGTCACCTTGCTGGGGGTTCTTTGTTATCGTTATGTCTTTGCGAACCGAAAAGAGAGCAAAACCTCGGTCTCTTCAGCGAAAAGAGACGAGCAAAAGCAAAAAGCGGCCTACCCCATAGTCACATGGGTCAGCCGCCATTCCTTATGGATTTACTTAATACATCAACCCATTTTACTTGGGCTTATTTTTGCTTTGAAAGCCGTCGCCGTTATATCTTGA
- a CDS encoding glycosyltransferase: protein MYDVVIPAQNEEKSILAVLATVLKLPIKRVILVLNGCTDRTLDLTRTILDQRIHTIYFAEPLGIDVPRAIGALYARSLHTHGVLFVDGDTSGDIYDGLAKLLAALTDGTDIALTNCYPYITHRAKLANLVLRFRGSLNKELGYFQLLGNATPTHGPHALSAKALGVLMPEAIAIPPLTLVLAKRFDLKVKVATSIRHQDLKSPRKHRRHARLIAETIIGDCVMGLTLARNEEVSRSLGKHKMLGYHPERRFDILQLWTESLITTHSYCENHLIIPRDTPWLGGYS from the coding sequence ATGTATGATGTGGTCATTCCTGCCCAAAATGAAGAAAAAAGCATTCTGGCCGTCTTAGCCACGGTCTTGAAATTGCCCATAAAAAGGGTCATTCTGGTCCTCAATGGCTGTACTGATCGGACCCTTGATTTGACCCGCACTATCCTGGATCAGCGCATCCATACCATTTATTTTGCCGAACCCCTGGGCATTGATGTTCCCCGGGCTATCGGGGCCCTTTATGCCCGTTCTCTCCATACTCATGGCGTGCTCTTTGTGGACGGCGATACTTCGGGGGATATTTATGATGGCTTAGCCAAACTCCTGGCTGCCTTAACCGATGGTACGGATATAGCCCTGACCAACTGCTATCCTTACATCACTCACCGCGCTAAGCTGGCTAATCTCGTCCTCCGCTTCCGGGGAAGTTTGAATAAAGAATTAGGCTATTTTCAGCTATTAGGCAATGCCACTCCCACCCACGGTCCCCATGCCCTGTCTGCTAAAGCGCTGGGAGTTCTTATGCCTGAAGCCATTGCCATTCCCCCCCTGACCCTGGTCCTGGCCAAGCGCTTCGACCTTAAGGTCAAAGTGGCCACCTCCATACGCCATCAGGACCTTAAATCCCCCCGCAAACACCGCCGCCATGCCCGTCTCATCGCTGAAACCATCATTGGTGACTGCGTGATGGGGCTGACCCTGGCCCGCAACGAGGAGGTCTCACGTTCTCTGGGAAAACACAAAATGCTGGGTTATCATCCCGAACGACGCTTTGATATTCTCCAGCTTTGGACGGAATCTTTAATCACCACCCACTCTTATTGCGAAAACCATTTGATCATTCCCAGGGATACACCTTGGTTGGGCGGATATTCTTGA
- the yabG gene encoding sporulation peptidase YabG, translating to MLKVGDIVARKSHKQDLFFRIEQIMSVKGERIAILKGINLRLIADAPLQDLVEKEPSEVAHYQREDYQDIYNKLKIVVNQRKYVPEVQDEFYEIPGRVLHLDGDEEYLSQCIKTYQQLGLDAKGICISEGEQPKKIRQVLQENPTDIVVLTGHDGFLKGKKDFKSLDSYRSSRFFVQSVLEARRFQPNRDALVIFAGACQSNYEAIIRAGANFASSPKRTLIHAFDPVFIVERIAFTPIDQMVSLKEIIQHTVTGTDGLGGIETRGQLRKGYPRSPY from the coding sequence ATGTTAAAAGTTGGCGATATTGTGGCTAGAAAATCCCATAAACAAGATTTATTTTTTCGTATTGAGCAGATTATGTCGGTTAAAGGAGAGCGGATTGCAATCTTAAAGGGCATTAATCTCAGGCTTATAGCCGATGCACCTCTTCAGGATCTGGTGGAAAAAGAGCCATCAGAGGTTGCCCATTATCAGCGGGAAGATTACCAGGATATTTATAACAAGCTGAAAATTGTGGTCAATCAGCGTAAGTATGTTCCGGAGGTACAGGATGAATTCTATGAAATCCCGGGGCGGGTGCTGCATCTGGATGGGGATGAGGAATATCTGAGCCAATGCATCAAGACATATCAGCAGCTGGGGCTGGATGCTAAGGGAATCTGTATATCTGAAGGGGAGCAGCCGAAGAAGATACGGCAGGTTCTTCAGGAAAACCCCACAGACATCGTGGTTCTCACGGGGCATGACGGGTTTCTCAAGGGAAAAAAGGATTTCAAGAGCCTTGACAGCTATCGGAGTTCACGCTTTTTCGTGCAATCCGTCCTTGAGGCTCGCCGTTTCCAACCCAATCGGGATGCCCTGGTGATCTTCGCCGGGGCCTGCCAATCCAATTATGAAGCCATCATCAGAGCAGGGGCCAATTTTGCCTCCTCTCCCAAAAGGACGTTGATCCATGCGTTTGATCCGGTCTTTATCGTGGAGAGAATCGCCTTTACCCCCATCGATCAGATGGTATCCCTGAAGGAAATCATTCAGCATACGGTCACTGGGACCGATGGTCTGGGGGGAATCGAAACCCGGGGTCAGCTCCGCAAGGGATATCCGAGAAGCCCTTATTGA
- a CDS encoding L,D-transpeptidase yields MNPLPQRRIIIRRSSRQIELYDGNQLLGCYPCAVGKSSTPTPLGNYAVATKVMNPGGAFGTRWLGLSLPDYGIHGTNKPASIGTQASLGCIRMHNHHVEALYDQVGAGTPVIITE; encoded by the coding sequence ATGAATCCGCTACCCCAACGCAGAATTATCATTCGCCGTTCTTCACGGCAAATAGAACTTTATGATGGCAATCAACTCTTAGGCTGTTATCCCTGTGCCGTAGGCAAAAGCTCAACCCCCACTCCTTTAGGGAATTATGCGGTAGCTACCAAGGTCATGAATCCCGGCGGGGCCTTTGGTACCCGCTGGCTCGGCCTGTCCCTCCCCGACTATGGGATTCATGGGACAAATAAGCCCGCCAGCATCGGTACTCAGGCCTCCTTAGGCTGTATTCGTATGCATAATCATCATGTGGAGGCTCTCTACGATCAGGTTGGTGCAGGGACGCCGGTAATTATCACGGAGTAG
- a CDS encoding cyanophycinase has translation MNHYVEGKLLIIGGAEDKKGECKILKRFIQEAGGRESRVVVLTAATEMPEQVGSEYKELFENLGAAEVQVLDIAERVSANQESISQELQKATGIFFTGGDQLRITGILGGTRLGRTLHNLYQRGVIIAGTSAGASAMSDTMIVGGEAGTPKKDTLTMAPGLGLLHSVVVDQHFAQRGRIGRLLSAIAQNPYVLGVGIDEDTSILVYSDGHFTVVGNQTVTVVDASPTMASNVSEISPGQALVLTPVLMHILSDGYRFDLKRRAASLNEASSGG, from the coding sequence ATGAATCATTATGTGGAAGGCAAGCTCCTCATTATTGGCGGAGCTGAAGACAAAAAGGGAGAGTGCAAAATACTGAAGCGGTTTATCCAGGAAGCGGGAGGAAGGGAAAGCCGCGTGGTGGTTCTGACCGCCGCCACGGAGATGCCGGAGCAGGTCGGTTCGGAATACAAGGAGCTTTTTGAAAACTTAGGGGCAGCTGAGGTACAGGTTCTGGATATAGCCGAAAGGGTTTCAGCCAATCAGGAATCTATATCCCAGGAGTTGCAGAAGGCTACCGGGATTTTCTTCACGGGAGGAGACCAGCTGCGTATCACGGGAATTTTGGGAGGAACCCGTTTGGGGAGAACCCTGCATAACCTCTATCAAAGGGGGGTGATCATTGCGGGAACCAGTGCCGGGGCGTCAGCCATGTCCGATACTATGATCGTGGGCGGGGAGGCGGGTACGCCCAAAAAAGATACCCTGACCATGGCTCCCGGCCTGGGTCTGCTTCATTCTGTTGTCGTGGACCAACATTTTGCCCAAAGGGGCCGCATCGGCCGCCTGCTCTCGGCTATCGCCCAGAATCCTTATGTGCTGGGAGTAGGTATTGATGAAGATACTTCCATTCTTGTTTACTCAGACGGCCATTTTACAGTGGTGGGCAACCAGACCGTTACGGTGGTGGACGCTTCCCCCACCATGGCCAGCAATGTTTCGGAAATTTCGCCGGGCCAGGCCCTGGTTCTCACCCCTGTGCTCATGCATATCTTATCCGACGGTTATCGTTTTGATCTTAAGAGGAGAGCCGCAAGCTTAAACGAGGCTTCCTCCGGTGGGTGA
- the cphA gene encoding cyanophycin synthetase has translation MEILKIQAIPGANAYSYRPVIRAVVDLQEWTERTSDTFGDFNTRLVQCLPSLYEHFCSRGKPGGFVERLNEGTLVGHIIEHVTIELLTRAGQNIPYGKTLCLPEHPGHYEIIFNYDSLEGGLEGFKQGYALVQELLAGQKPSVTSRIERIREVIQRFELGASTRAIIEAAEGRGIPVIRLNDSSLLQLGYGRNQKRVQAAMSDQTSCIGVDIACDKGLTKKLLYEGGIPVPDGVVTRNEDEAVEGFRQLAQLVVVKPYNGNQGKGVTLKLRTEAEVRAAFRVAQTYEEQVVVEEYIEGKNYRLLVVDGKMAAAAERIPAHVIGDGVSTVGELVQLANSDPQRGEDHEKALTKIKIDPVVLMTLTQKKIALETVPADGEVVYLRDSANLSTGGISVDVTERIHPDNAALAEYAARIVGLDIAGVDMVLEDIERPHQEQRGAIIEVNAAPGLRMHQYPTVGRSLDVGKIIVDHVMPKGNGRIPVISVTGTNGKTTTTRMIGKMLTDRELAVGMTTTDGIYVGGKLLLKGDTTGPESAQIVLRHPDVQVAVLETARGGILRAGLAYDYADVAVVTNVANDHLGQYGMENLEDIAHVKSLIAEVVRPHSYVVLNADDPLVASFARKTKGKVIFFSTEKDNLTLRKHLAVGGIAVFVRRGNVLLCQGDQSHKICGVKDLPATWNGKALHNLQNALAAIAVGWSLGLKAEGIRTSLSEFTSDPECNRGRLNPYTIGGVQVFIDYGHNAAGIKAIAQTLRKFKAPAVVGCVTVPGDRPDETIREVARVAARGFHRLIIREDGDLRGRRPGEIAGMIMEEAIASGMDPRRISVVLPEREAFCHGLDTCKPGEIFVMFYEHLEPIEEEIALRLESGPLAKEEEGFLEVVNLGAI, from the coding sequence ATGGAGATACTGAAAATCCAGGCGATCCCGGGAGCTAATGCCTACAGCTACCGACCAGTCATCCGGGCCGTCGTGGATCTCCAGGAATGGACAGAACGAACCAGCGATACCTTTGGCGATTTTAATACCCGTTTGGTTCAATGTTTGCCCAGTCTTTACGAGCATTTTTGCTCCCGGGGCAAACCGGGAGGATTTGTAGAACGGTTGAATGAAGGAACCTTAGTCGGACATATTATTGAGCACGTAACCATCGAACTGCTGACTCGTGCAGGACAGAACATACCTTATGGGAAAACCCTATGTCTGCCTGAGCATCCAGGCCATTATGAGATCATTTTCAACTACGACTCCCTTGAAGGAGGACTCGAAGGCTTCAAGCAGGGCTATGCGCTGGTACAGGAGTTGCTGGCGGGCCAAAAACCCAGTGTCACAAGCAGAATTGAGCGCATCAGGGAAGTCATTCAAAGGTTTGAACTGGGCGCTTCCACCCGGGCCATTATCGAAGCGGCCGAGGGTCGGGGTATACCGGTCATACGCTTAAATGACAGCAGCCTCCTCCAGTTAGGCTATGGACGCAACCAGAAGAGGGTGCAGGCCGCCATGAGTGACCAGACCAGCTGTATCGGTGTGGATATCGCCTGTGATAAAGGGCTGACCAAAAAACTGCTTTATGAGGGGGGCATCCCCGTTCCCGACGGGGTGGTTACCCGGAATGAAGACGAGGCGGTGGAGGGATTTCGGCAGCTGGCTCAACTTGTTGTGGTCAAGCCCTATAACGGTAACCAAGGCAAGGGAGTGACCCTTAAGCTCAGGACTGAGGCTGAAGTCCGGGCGGCTTTTCGAGTAGCTCAGACATATGAGGAGCAGGTTGTAGTCGAAGAGTATATTGAAGGAAAGAACTACCGGCTGCTTGTGGTTGACGGAAAAATGGCTGCTGCTGCTGAGCGCATTCCGGCGCATGTCATCGGGGATGGCGTTTCCACGGTGGGAGAGCTTGTTCAGCTGGCCAACAGCGATCCTCAGCGGGGAGAGGACCATGAGAAAGCTTTAACCAAGATAAAAATTGATCCTGTTGTGCTGATGACCCTGACCCAAAAAAAGATCGCCCTGGAGACGGTACCCGCCGATGGGGAGGTCGTTTATCTGCGGGACAGCGCCAACTTAAGCACCGGGGGAATTTCCGTGGATGTTACGGAGCGGATTCACCCTGATAATGCCGCTTTAGCTGAGTATGCGGCACGAATCGTGGGGTTGGATATCGCGGGGGTCGATATGGTCCTGGAGGATATTGAGCGGCCCCACCAGGAGCAGCGGGGAGCGATCATTGAGGTCAACGCGGCACCGGGCTTGAGAATGCACCAATACCCGACTGTGGGCCGGTCTTTGGATGTGGGAAAAATCATCGTTGACCATGTCATGCCCAAAGGAAATGGAAGAATTCCCGTTATTTCGGTGACCGGAACCAATGGTAAGACCACAACCACGCGGATGATCGGCAAAATGCTGACGGATCGGGAGCTGGCGGTGGGTATGACCACCACAGATGGTATTTATGTGGGGGGTAAGCTGCTGCTTAAAGGAGATACCACCGGTCCGGAAAGTGCTCAGATCGTGCTGCGCCACCCTGATGTTCAGGTGGCCGTGCTGGAAACGGCGCGGGGTGGGATCTTGAGGGCCGGTCTGGCCTATGATTACGCCGATGTCGCCGTGGTAACCAATGTAGCCAACGACCATCTCGGTCAATATGGCATGGAAAACCTGGAAGATATTGCCCATGTCAAAAGCCTGATCGCCGAGGTCGTTCGTCCCCACAGCTATGTAGTCCTCAACGCCGATGATCCATTGGTTGCTTCCTTTGCCCGGAAAACCAAAGGCAAAGTCATTTTCTTCAGTACCGAAAAAGATAACCTTACCCTACGCAAGCATTTAGCGGTGGGGGGGATCGCCGTCTTCGTGCGCCGGGGGAATGTTCTCCTCTGTCAGGGGGATCAATCCCATAAAATCTGCGGAGTCAAAGACCTGCCGGCGACCTGGAACGGAAAGGCCCTCCATAATTTACAGAATGCCTTGGCAGCCATCGCCGTGGGCTGGTCCCTGGGGCTTAAGGCTGAGGGAATCCGCACCTCTTTATCGGAATTTACTTCCGATCCGGAATGCAATCGCGGGCGGTTGAACCCTTATACGATTGGGGGCGTTCAGGTCTTCATCGACTATGGACATAATGCGGCGGGGATTAAAGCCATTGCCCAGACCCTGAGGAAGTTTAAAGCCCCTGCAGTGGTGGGATGTGTGACCGTGCCGGGGGACCGGCCGGATGAAACCATCCGGGAAGTGGCCCGGGTAGCGGCCCGGGGCTTTCATCGCCTGATTATTCGCGAGGATGGAGATCTGAGAGGAAGGCGGCCCGGTGAAATTGCGGGGATGATCATGGAGGAAGCGATTGCCTCGGGTATGGATCCCCGGAGAATTTCTGTGGTTCTGCCGGAACGGGAAGCCTTCTGCCACGGCTTGGACACCTGCAAACCGGGAGAGATTTTTGTGATGTTCTATGAACATCTGGAGCCCATTGAGGAAGAAATCGCCCTCCGCCTTGAAAGCGGTCCATTGGCTAAAGAAGAAGAAGGGTTTCTTGAAGTAGTCAATCTGGGGGCCATCTAG
- the ispE gene encoding 4-(cytidine 5'-diphospho)-2-C-methyl-D-erythritol kinase, with the protein MIKNQVEMFAYAKINLALAITGRRPDGYHELESVMQSIGIYDRIRVTLAERGIQCSCGEWSGPENLAYRAAEAFLSGLGSSRGVQIDIEKNIPVQAGLGGGSADAAATLQALNKLFEEPYTQEQLKSIAARLGADVAFCLKGGTQWATGVGEELKDLPPAPKLNLVLIKPDQGVDTAEAYRTFDQQGEFSHLDYAGWQRALASRRAESLIPLLYNDLEPASMKLLPEIAWIKAELMKQNGCLGALMSGSGSSVFGIVQTEEQAEKIAAIWRERNYHVWVTHTMERGNIYG; encoded by the coding sequence ATGATTAAGAATCAGGTCGAAATGTTCGCCTACGCCAAAATAAATCTTGCTCTGGCTATAACCGGCCGTCGTCCCGATGGGTATCATGAATTGGAAAGCGTCATGCAATCCATAGGCATCTATGATCGGATACGGGTGACTTTGGCGGAGAGGGGAATTCAGTGCTCCTGCGGAGAGTGGAGCGGTCCGGAAAATCTGGCTTACCGGGCGGCGGAAGCTTTTTTAAGCGGACTGGGGAGCAGCCGGGGTGTTCAGATTGACATCGAGAAGAATATTCCTGTGCAAGCGGGATTGGGTGGAGGAAGCGCCGACGCGGCGGCAACCTTGCAGGCTCTGAATAAGCTTTTTGAAGAGCCCTATACTCAGGAACAACTGAAGAGCATTGCCGCCCGGCTGGGTGCTGATGTGGCCTTTTGCCTGAAAGGCGGGACCCAATGGGCAACCGGTGTGGGTGAAGAATTAAAAGATTTGCCTCCTGCCCCGAAACTCAATCTTGTTCTCATCAAGCCCGACCAAGGGGTAGATACTGCTGAAGCCTACCGTACCTTTGATCAGCAAGGAGAATTCTCTCATCTGGATTATGCCGGGTGGCAAAGGGCTTTGGCATCCAGGAGAGCAGAAAGCCTTATCCCCCTTCTTTATAATGATTTAGAGCCGGCTTCCATGAAGCTTCTGCCGGAAATTGCCTGGATCAAAGCGGAATTGATGAAGCAAAACGGCTGTCTGGGAGCTTTGATGTCCGGCAGCGGCTCCTCAGTGTTTGGAATCGTTCAGACTGAGGAACAAGCGGAAAAAATTGCAGCGATATGGCGAGAAAGAAACTATCATGTCTGGGTAACGCATACTATGGAAAGGGGAAATATTTATGGGTAG
- a CDS encoding GntR family transcriptional regulator → MGRKLVPVKLDSYKPLREIVFESLREAIINGVLEPGERLMEIQLAEEMGVSRTPVREAIRKLELENFVVMIPRKGAYVAGVSHKDVADVFEIRSALEGLAAGLAAERATVQEIEEMERFLLYYEGQEMSLDQMVDSDTDFHALVYKASRNERLIQILANLREQIQRFRATSLSVPGRLKNAIDEHRGIVEALARHDVEEAQSLAMAHIVTAENVMFEALRLSREQGDPKEGSEANSEKE, encoded by the coding sequence ATGGGTAGAAAACTGGTACCGGTTAAACTCGATAGTTATAAACCCTTAAGAGAGATTGTGTTTGAGTCCTTGCGTGAAGCCATTATCAATGGCGTCCTTGAACCCGGTGAACGCTTAATGGAGATCCAATTGGCTGAAGAAATGGGTGTAAGCCGCACCCCGGTAAGAGAGGCTATCCGTAAGCTGGAGCTGGAAAACTTTGTCGTCATGATTCCTCGTAAAGGAGCTTATGTGGCAGGAGTGTCCCATAAGGATGTGGCGGATGTTTTTGAAATCCGTTCCGCTCTGGAAGGCTTGGCCGCCGGACTGGCGGCAGAACGGGCTACGGTTCAGGAGATTGAAGAGATGGAACGGTTCCTTCTTTATTATGAAGGGCAAGAGATGAGCTTGGATCAGATGGTGGACTCAGATACGGATTTCCACGCGTTGGTCTACAAGGCCAGCCGCAACGAACGGTTGATTCAGATCCTGGCCAATTTACGGGAGCAGATTCAACGGTTCCGCGCCACTTCCCTGTCCGTTCCGGGGCGGCTTAAGAATGCCATTGATGAACACCGCGGCATTGTGGAGGCCCTGGCCCGTCATGACGTGGAAGAGGCCCAATCCTTAGCTATGGCTCATATCGTGACGGCTGAAAATGTCATGTTTGAAGCCCTGCGCCTTTCCAGGGAACAGGGAGACCCTAAGGAGGGCAGTGAAGCCAATTCTGAGAAAGAATAG
- the purR gene encoding pur operon repressor, whose translation MEKMKRAERMVAVMQVLMSKPNMLIPLTTLAERFGAAKSTISEDLLAVKESMRCTGRGRLETVSGAAGGVRYIPEISAEDAGEFLISLAERLSSQDRVLAGGFLYMTDLLYDPAILRPLALIFAGVFREKKPDVVVTIETKGIPLALVTAEALGVPMVIIRHGNKVTEGTAVSINYVSGSSKRIQSMTLGRRALEPGRKVLIIDDFMKAGGTALGMINLLKEFDADVVGLGVLMETPREEEPKLVDHYLSLLQLRELDPVKGVVQVIPQNSFLSL comes from the coding sequence GTGGAAAAGATGAAACGCGCTGAGCGAATGGTTGCTGTGATGCAAGTACTTATGTCAAAACCCAATATGTTGATTCCTCTGACCACGCTGGCTGAACGCTTTGGGGCGGCTAAATCCACCATCAGTGAAGATTTGCTGGCCGTTAAGGAAAGCATGCGTTGTACAGGTCGGGGGCGTTTGGAGACTGTGTCCGGTGCTGCCGGGGGAGTTCGTTATATTCCGGAGATTTCAGCAGAGGATGCCGGCGAATTTCTCATAAGTTTAGCGGAGCGTTTAAGCAGCCAGGACAGGGTCCTAGCCGGTGGGTTCCTTTACATGACGGATCTTCTTTACGACCCTGCTATTTTACGTCCGTTGGCCTTGATCTTTGCCGGCGTTTTTCGGGAGAAAAAGCCGGATGTGGTGGTTACCATCGAGACGAAGGGAATACCTCTCGCCCTGGTTACAGCAGAGGCCTTAGGAGTACCGATGGTCATCATCCGTCATGGCAATAAGGTCACGGAAGGAACCGCGGTCAGTATCAATTATGTTTCCGGTTCTTCCAAACGGATTCAGTCCATGACCCTGGGGCGGAGAGCTTTAGAGCCCGGACGGAAGGTCTTGATCATTGATGATTTCATGAAGGCCGGTGGAACTGCTTTAGGCATGATCAATCTCTTGAAAGAGTTTGATGCCGATGTGGTCGGTCTGGGAGTCTTGATGGAAACGCCCCGGGAAGAAGAGCCCAAGCTTGTCGATCATTATTTATCCCTTCTTCAGCTCAGAGAGCTGGATCCTGTTAAAGGAGTCGTCCAGGTGATTCCTCAGAATAGCTTCTTATCACTCTAA
- the spoVG gene encoding septation regulator SpoVG yields the protein MNITDVRVRKVNVEGKMKAVVSVTFDNSFVVHDVKVVEGTNGLFVAMPSRKTPEGEFRDIAHPISSAAREVIQNAVLKAYQEAM from the coding sequence ATGAACATTACTGATGTACGGGTACGGAAGGTGAATGTCGAGGGTAAGATGAAAGCCGTTGTTTCTGTTACTTTCGACAATTCGTTTGTCGTTCACGATGTAAAGGTAGTGGAAGGGACAAACGGGCTTTTCGTTGCTATGCCCAGTCGGAAGACTCCGGAAGGTGAATTCCGTGATATAGCACACCCTATCTCTTCTGCAGCCCGCGAAGTGATTCAAAACGCAGTATTAAAGGCTTACCAGGAAGCAATGTAA